The following are encoded together in the Cicer arietinum cultivar CDC Frontier isolate Library 1 chromosome 2, Cicar.CDCFrontier_v2.0, whole genome shotgun sequence genome:
- the LOC101504980 gene encoding putative serine/threonine-protein kinase-like protein CCR3 codes for MNNKSLSSVLFFTFTFLFLFSPIPFSNALGSGTTLAVVDTTATVCGIVSSQPSRRIVCYRNGNIISAVPEVSFTSISGGKNYFCGIRSGNYSIICWNTVSSNTTFEKRRLYYNDTVLYENLAVGDSHVCATVVGVGTVSCWRINKGFVFPSGYDQFSSITSGFGFSCGILKNNPSGLVRCFGNVNLNLNESIAKNIENEFLNISMVSLVAGESHVCGLNSIGFLVCKGSNNFGQIDVPNQEKAFEYSDLALGSDHSCAIRRSNGSVVCWGGKGLFNVDVTKSVSFEVIVSGSNFVCGLTTNNFSVICWGPGWFNNKDSIFELPLPPILPGVCVQSSCSECGIYPQSQYLCSGFGNICKPQPCWPQVPPPENQRWLPVSRSKTLTKGLLAFAIVGSLGAFAGICTLVYCLWNGVCLGKKKVHNSVQPTITRGGSFNGVGVSNYSPPSRSSTIRRQGSRIMRRQRSGTSSTKHHDRLDEFTLAELVAATNNFSLENKVGAGSYGVVYKGKLADGREVAVKRGETGTKMKVFQEKESAFESELAFLSRLHHKHLVRLVGFCEEKDEKLLVYEFMKNGALYDHLHDKNNVEKNSSVLNSWKMRIKIALDASRGIEYLHNYAVPSIIHRDIKSSNILIDANWTARVSDFGLSMMSPDSEHDYKPTKAAGTVGYIDPQYYGLNVLTAKSDVYGLGVVLLELLTGKRAIFKNDENGGTPMSIVNFAVPMIISGELVKILDQRVEKPDLNETEAVELVAYTAMHCVNLEGKDRPTIADIVANLERAFSLCDSSHGSISSATISTGSE; via the coding sequence ATGAATAACAAATCACTCTCTTCCGTTCTCTTCTTCACTTTCAcgtttctctttctcttctctcCGATACCCTTTTCCAATGCTCTCGGCTCCGGCACCACCCTCGCCGTCGTCGACACCACCGCCACCGTCTGCGGCATAGTCTCATCGCAACCATCTCGTCGCATTGTTTGTTACCGCAACGGCAACATCATCTCCGCCGTGCCGGAAGTCTCATTCACCTCGATCTCCGGCGGAAAAAACTACTTCTGCGGCATCAGGTCCGGTAACTACAGTATCATCTGTTGGAACACTGTTTCATCAAACACCACCTTTGAAAAAAGAAGACTTTACTATAATGACACTGTTCTATACGAGAATCTCGCCGTCGGTGATTCTCACGTTTGCGCCACGGTGGTCGGAGTTGGAACGGTGTCGTGTTGGAGGATCAATAAAGGTTTTGTTTTTCCATCTGGGTATGATCAATTTTCTTCAATAACTTCTGGGTTTGGCTTCTCTTGTGGAATTCTTAAGAATAATCCATCTGGGTTGGTTCGTTGTTTTGGGAatgtgaatttgaatttgaatgagtCTATTGCtaaaaatatagagaatgaGTTTCTGAATATTTCTATGGTGAGTCTTGTAGCTGGTGAATCACATGTTTGTGGATTGAATTCAATTGGGTTTTTGGTTTGCAAAGGAAGTAACAATTTTGGTCAAATCGATGTTCCTAATCAAGAAAAGGCTTTTGAGTATTCTGATTTAGCATTAGGATCTGATCATAGTTGTGCTATTAGAAGATCCAATGGTTCTGTTGTTTGTTGGGGTGGTAAAGGATTGTTTAATGTTGATGTTACAAAAAGTGTTTCTTTCGAGGTTATTGTTTCTGGTTCCAATTTTGTTTGTGGAttaacaacaaataatttttcagTAATTTGTTGGGGTCCTGGTTGGTTTAATAATAAAGATTCAATTTTTGAGCTTCCTTTGCCTCCAATTCTACCAGGGGTTTGTGTTCAATCTTCTTGTAGTGAATGTGGTATATATCCTCAATCTCAGTATCTTTGTTCTGGTTTTGGTAACATTTGCAAGCCACAACCTTGTTGGCCTCAAGTGCCGCCGCCGGAGAATCAAAGGTGGCTTCCGGTTTCAAGGTCAAAGACCTTGACAAAGGGTTTATTGGCATTTGCTATTGTTGGATCATTAGGAGCTTTTGCTGGTATTTGCACTTTGGTTTATTGTTTGTGGAATGGTGTGTGTTTAGGTAAGAAGAAAGTTCACAATTCAGTTCAACCAACAATCACTAGAGGTGGAAGTTTCAATGGTGTGGGGGTTTCGAATTATAGTCCGCCTTCGAGATCTTCGACCATTAGGCGTCAAGGTTCGAGGATAATGAGGCGTCAGAGGAGCGGAACTTCATCGACGAAACATCATGATAGGTTAGATGAGTTCACTCTTGCTGAGCTAGTTGCTGCCACCAACAATTTCTCACTTGAGAACAAGGTTGGTGCTGGTAGCTATGGTGTTGTTTACAAAGGTAAACTCGCCGATGGCCGCGAGGTAGCTGTCAAAAGAGGCGAAACCGGTACTAAGATGAAGGTGTTTCAAGAGAAAGAGAGTGCATTCGAGTCCGAATTAGCCTTTTTGTCGCGTTTACACCACAAACACTTGGTTAGGCTAGTCGGTTTCTGCGAAGAGAAAGACGAAAAACTTTTAGTGTATGAGTTCATGAAGAATGGAGCATTGTATGATCATTTACACGACAAAAACAACGTCGAAAAGAATAGCAGTGTCTTGAATTCATGGAAAATGAGGATCAAAATTGCGTTGGATGCTTCGCGTGGAATTGAGTATCTCCACAATTACGCGGTTCCATCTATAATTCACCGAGACATCAAGTCTTCAAACATCCTCATCGACGCGAATTGGACTGCAAGAGTGTCTGATTTCGGATTATCAATGATGAGTCCGGATTCCGAACACGATTACAAACCAACAAAAGCAGCAGGAACAGTCGGATACATCGATCCCCAATACTACGGTCTAAATGTATTGACAGCAAAAAGCGATGTCTACGGTCTCGGCGTAGTATTACTAGAACTATTAACAGGAAAAAGAGCTatattcaagaatgatgaaaatgGAGGCACACCAATGAGTATAGTAAATTTTGCAGTGCCTATGATTATATCAGGAGAATTGGTGAAGATTTTGGATCAAAGAGTTGAAAAACCAGATTTGAATGAAACAGAAGCAGTGGAATTAGTGGCATATACTGCAATGCATTGTGTGAATTTGGAAGGAAAAGATAGACCAACAATAGCTGATATTGTTGCAAATTTGGAACGTGCTTTTTCTCTTTGTGATAGTAGTCATGGAAGCATTTCAAGTGCTACAATCTCTACTGGATCTGAATGA